One Synergistota bacterium DNA window includes the following coding sequences:
- the gspG gene encoding type II secretion system major pseudopilin GspG has product MKKRKGFTLIELMIVIVILGLLAGLVIPKLIGRGEEAKVEIAKMQMKEIETALELYKLDNGFYPTTEQGLEALVEKPDTEPIPPKWREGGYMKKIPLDPWGRPYVYICPGEHNQDSYDLFSYGADGKPGGEGVNADITNW; this is encoded by the coding sequence TTGAAAAAACGGAAGGGGTTTACGCTCATTGAGCTTATGATCGTCATAGTTATTCTGGGATTGCTCGCGGGGCTCGTGATACCAAAACTCATAGGAAGGGGAGAAGAAGCTAAGGTAGAGATAGCGAAGATGCAGATGAAGGAAATAGAAACCGCGTTGGAGCTTTACAAGCTTGACAACGGCTTTTACCCGACCACGGAGCAGGGGCTTGAGGCGCTCGTCGAGAAACCGGATACGGAGCCGATTCCTCCAAAGTGGAGAGAGGGAGGCTATATGAAAAAGATTCCTCTCGATCCATGGGGAAGACCATATGTTTATATATGCCCGGGAGAGCATAACCAGGATAGCTATGATCTATTCTCCTATGGAGCGGATGGCAAGCCCGGCGGAGAGGGAGTAAACGCGGATATAACCAACTGGTGA